The DNA region AATATAATAAGAGTAAATCATAAGGCTAAGTGAGTTTTAACGTTATAAGTGGATGAACGTATTATAACATGAATAAATTAACAGTAGCACAACATCGTAACGTAACAATAACACCGATTGATTCCTCTTTCTCTCATCGATGGCAACTAACTCTTCATTCAGCGGGACAGGAAAGTCGTCTCTTCAAAATTTCCGACTGTGATGCCATATTCTGAAGCTACACACAAGTCTCATAAATCATGAGAGCATCAAAGTCAAAACACACAAAATTTAAACACCAAACTGGCTTTCAAGGTCTTGATATAGTTACATaggaaaacaaaaggaaaaggaagcaAGACTTGTTATAATTTACAAACATAAGGTGGAAGAACAACCAACCAATTTTATGCAGAATCTCATCCGTCCTTGCAGTATTTATACACGTACATCGGGGTATATTTACATACGAAAACTACGAAAAACCTGGACGAAATACACAGAAAAAGAAACTAACCCAAAATACCTATTCCCTTTTGAACAATCATTACAAGAAGCATGAAATGGTCAGAACTCAGAACTACTACACAGCCTAGAAATGGGGTAACATCCACCCCACAGTCCATCCCAGCAGCAACCCAGCACCAACAAGACCGAACCCCAATGCAAAAGCAACAGCATACGTTGTAATGTCGTGTCTGGGTTCGGCCCTCCTTCCTCCTTTACCCTTGGCACCCTTACGCCGGCTCCTCCGCAGTTTCTTGCCTTTGGATGGCATCCATGGAAGTCCCTCCGGTAAAACAGTGGCGCTTGGACGCTGGTCATTGTTTTTGATCTGGAGATAAAGGCTTTCCAGCTGCAGCAATCGGAACCACTGCTTATAGGCAAAGAGTTCAGAGGCTTGTCTGAAGAAGAGCTTAAAGATGTGCTCCTTCTCGGCATAAGCTTGCTTCGCCGCCATCTCAGCTTCCCTTGCACGTGTTTGAGAATGGCAGAGTGCCTCCATTAGCTGAGCTTTTGTAGGCTCACCCTCAGAAGGTTGTTGAATCTCCATGACGTCTCTGCAAGTAGTAATACATCTGATCTCAGATTGCTagtcccaaatttttttttagacgGAGTACAATCTAAAAATCTGAAAGAATTCGTAAATAACATGGGGACCTGAAATGTCAATCTATTATGTAATAACCACCTGAATGACTTGTCGGAGTGCCCTTCTCCGGATGCTTCTCCCTTTCCAGATTCACGATAGCGATGTGCAGGAGTGGTCATATTGGAAAGATAGTTCGCTTGGGCCTTCGCATCTAAAGATGTCCCCAATATCACATTCGGGTCAGAACAACCAATATCAGCATATGGATGTCTCTTATGATACATTTTCTGAGGTGGGGGAAGGTCGCAGTTCTCAATATGGTTAAGCGACTTCTGAGCAACCAAGGAAGCCAATTCATCTCTGTCCGTTGTCCGCCACCATGGTTCAGCTCTCCCACCTCCAAGCCAAGGATAATCACAACAAAACTCCTTGGGTTTCTTGGAAACTGGGCAATCAATGGTATCCATCCCCATTATTTCACATTTTCCCTTCATTTCGTATTGGAGAAGTTCCTGCATGTTTTCACAATATTTGGTGCTAACATCTTGCTTTTGCACTTCGTAGCCTGTCTTCGTACAAACAGCGGAGATACTATCCGCATCAGTGAATTCTGCTTTT from Malus domestica chromosome 01, GDT2T_hap1 includes:
- the LOC103406210 gene encoding uncharacterized protein, producing MAAAEARAVWQRAANRCFVQEDAKRAPKLACCQSSSSTTRQVDAGPAIGAEGPDHPAAGFMPVNRNPYSSRPPGTRWWLQPSHGHQKDFTYEQLNALEADMETLRAGFVKSTPNTSEVHQQKAEFTDADSISAVCTKTGYEVQKQDVSTKYCENMQELLQYEMKGKCEIMGMDTIDCPVSKKPKEFCCDYPWLGGGRAEPWWRTTDRDELASLVAQKSLNHIENCDLPPPQKMYHKRHPYADIGCSDPNVILGTSLDAKAQANYLSNMTTPAHRYRESGKGEASGEGHSDKSFRDVMEIQQPSEGEPTKAQLMEALCHSQTRAREAEMAAKQAYAEKEHIFKLFFRQASELFAYKQWFRLLQLESLYLQIKNNDQRPSATVLPEGLPWMPSKGKKLRRSRRKGAKGKGGRRAEPRHDITTYAVAFALGFGLVGAGLLLGWTVGWMLPHF